One Brevibacillus choshinensis genomic window carries:
- the hisS gene encoding histidine--tRNA ligase: protein MTRIQIPRGTQDIMPGTVELWHYVEAKARDLCRRSNYQEIRTPLFESTELFQRGVGETTDIVEKEMYSVANPRSTDALTLRPEGTAGVVRSYVENKLYGSPNQPTKLYYLGPMFRHERPQAGRYRQFVQFGAEAIGSSDPAIDAEVIGLAIRLYQELGLTGLSVELNSVGTLEDRAHHREHLLAHLNGVRTELCEDCQSRIDRNPLRVLDCKNEKCKSLTKDAPSILDYLSEESAAHFEAVKGYLTALDIPYHVNPRLVRGLDYYTLTAFEIKMAEIGAVETLCGGGRYNGLVAELGGDDMPGIGFALSIERLLLALEKQGVQLPISGGIDCFVVVQSPEAKTQAFVLVDQLRRAGIAAELDYLDRKMKAQLKQADRLSARFTAIIGETELANGTVVLKEMATGEQQEVKRDELVTALSAKLQPTI, encoded by the coding sequence ATGACGCGCATTCAAATTCCTCGCGGTACGCAGGACATCATGCCCGGTACCGTAGAGCTGTGGCACTACGTGGAGGCCAAAGCCCGCGATTTGTGCCGACGCTCCAATTATCAGGAAATCCGCACTCCGCTGTTTGAGAGCACTGAGCTGTTCCAGCGCGGCGTAGGCGAGACCACCGACATCGTGGAAAAAGAGATGTACAGTGTGGCGAATCCACGCAGCACGGATGCCCTCACACTGCGTCCAGAGGGGACGGCCGGGGTCGTTCGCTCCTATGTGGAGAACAAATTGTACGGCTCACCGAATCAACCGACGAAGCTGTACTACCTGGGGCCGATGTTCCGGCATGAGCGCCCACAGGCAGGCCGTTACCGTCAATTTGTTCAGTTTGGTGCAGAAGCGATCGGGTCCAGTGACCCGGCGATTGACGCGGAAGTGATCGGCCTTGCGATTCGTCTGTATCAGGAGCTGGGCTTGACTGGACTCAGCGTCGAGCTGAACAGCGTAGGCACGCTGGAAGACCGCGCTCATCACCGCGAGCATCTGCTGGCTCATCTGAATGGCGTGCGGACTGAGCTGTGCGAGGATTGCCAATCCCGGATCGATCGAAATCCGCTGCGCGTGCTCGACTGCAAAAACGAGAAGTGCAAGTCTCTGACCAAAGATGCGCCATCGATTCTCGACTACTTGAGCGAAGAGTCGGCTGCACATTTTGAAGCCGTGAAAGGCTACCTGACCGCGCTGGATATCCCGTACCACGTGAATCCACGTCTGGTTCGCGGGCTGGATTACTACACCCTGACCGCGTTTGAGATCAAGATGGCAGAGATCGGTGCGGTAGAGACCTTGTGCGGCGGCGGCCGCTACAACGGGCTGGTGGCAGAGCTCGGCGGCGATGATATGCCGGGTATCGGCTTTGCACTCAGCATCGAGCGATTGCTGCTGGCGCTGGAAAAACAAGGCGTGCAGCTGCCGATCAGTGGTGGGATCGATTGCTTCGTAGTCGTACAATCGCCAGAGGCAAAAACACAGGCATTCGTCCTCGTGGATCAATTGCGTCGGGCGGGAATTGCGGCTGAGCTCGATTACCTCGATCGCAAAATGAAGGCACAGCTGAAGCAAGCCGATCGCCTGTCTGCTCGTTTTACCGCGATCATCGGTGAGACGGAGCTGGCAAACGGCACTGTCGTATTGAAAGAGATGGCAACAGGCGAACAGCAAGAGGTCAAACGAGATGAGCTCGTGACCGCGCTGAGCGCAAAATTACAACCTACAATCTAG
- a CDS encoding coproporphyrinogen III oxidase, giving the protein MIEITCVGHAFERELSLILALFYEDPQLAFTSQWTDEPGLKLRLTLTLREDGVLATGELFDGTRQIHHQVNRSYVSREEKAMRKTAKQALCYALLLILEEYTGMEQGWGILTGIRPTKLLHQMNVAGIGKAEAHQRLQEDVILRPYKLQLLQNIVDRQLQVVPDLYQIDQELSVYIGIPFCPTKCAYCTFPAYAIRSHTASVNPFLEGLHYEMEQLGKWLTDNDQRITSIYFGGGTPTSITADDMDQLFQTMHRSFPHMDKVRELTVEAGRPDTITREKLDVMKRWEVDRISINPQSFTQETLNAIGRHHTVEETIEKYHLAMEMGLTNINMDLIIGLPNEGVAELAHSLQEVEKLMPASLTVHTLSFKRASEMTQNKERYKVASREEISEMMEMASSWTAANGYDPYYLYRQKNILGNLENVGYSKPGQESIYNIMIMEEVQTILGLGCGAVSKLMAPGSGKLTRWPNPKDPKTYNDTYRVLVENKLRDLDDIYFGKATSLAQ; this is encoded by the coding sequence ATGATTGAGATTACGTGCGTGGGACACGCATTTGAGCGGGAGCTTTCCCTGATTCTCGCTTTGTTTTATGAAGACCCGCAGCTCGCGTTCACGAGCCAGTGGACAGATGAGCCGGGCTTAAAGCTCAGACTCACCCTGACGCTGCGTGAAGACGGCGTGCTGGCGACAGGAGAATTATTTGACGGTACTCGTCAAATCCATCACCAGGTCAATCGCAGCTATGTGTCCCGCGAAGAAAAAGCGATGCGCAAAACGGCGAAGCAAGCTCTTTGCTATGCTTTGCTGTTAATACTGGAAGAATATACAGGAATGGAGCAAGGCTGGGGGATCTTGACAGGCATCCGCCCGACGAAGCTGCTGCACCAGATGAATGTGGCCGGAATCGGGAAAGCCGAGGCGCATCAGCGATTGCAAGAAGATGTGATCCTGCGCCCGTACAAGCTGCAGCTCCTCCAGAATATCGTGGATCGGCAACTGCAGGTCGTACCGGATCTGTACCAGATCGACCAGGAGCTGTCCGTGTACATCGGGATTCCATTCTGCCCGACGAAATGCGCGTATTGCACGTTCCCTGCCTATGCGATTCGCAGCCATACGGCATCGGTCAATCCGTTTCTCGAGGGACTCCACTACGAAATGGAGCAGCTCGGAAAATGGCTTACGGACAACGATCAGCGGATCACTTCGATCTACTTTGGCGGAGGGACGCCGACGAGCATTACGGCCGACGACATGGATCAGCTGTTCCAGACGATGCACCGCTCTTTTCCGCACATGGATAAGGTCAGGGAGCTGACGGTAGAGGCTGGAAGACCGGATACGATCACCCGGGAGAAGCTGGATGTCATGAAGCGCTGGGAAGTGGACCGGATCAGCATCAATCCGCAATCGTTCACGCAGGAGACGCTGAATGCAATCGGCAGACATCACACCGTCGAAGAAACGATCGAGAAGTACCACCTCGCCATGGAGATGGGCCTCACCAATATCAACATGGACTTGATCATCGGCCTGCCTAACGAAGGTGTGGCCGAGCTCGCACACAGTCTGCAGGAAGTGGAAAAGCTCATGCCAGCTTCCCTGACGGTCCATACGTTGTCGTTCAAGCGTGCATCGGAAATGACGCAAAACAAGGAACGCTACAAAGTGGCAAGCCGCGAAGAAATCAGTGAAATGATGGAAATGGCGTCGAGTTGGACTGCGGCAAACGGATACGACCCATACTACCTGTACCGTCAGAAAAACATTCTGGGGAATCTGGAGAATGTCGGCTACTCCAAGCCAGGTCAGGAGAGCATCTACAACATCATGATCATGGAAGAGGTCCAGACCATTCTCGGCCTCGGCTGTGGAGCGGTATCCAAGCTGATGGCGCCGGGAAGCGGCAAGCTGACACGCTGGCCGAACCCAAAGGATCCCAAGACGTACAACGATACGTATCGGGTACTGGTAGAGAACAAGCTTCGTGATCTGGACGACATATATTTCGGAAAAGCCACTTCTCTGGCACAATAA
- the dtd gene encoding D-aminoacyl-tRNA deacylase: MRVVVQRTREASVTVAGEVVGQIEHGLMLLVGITHEDGEKEVEFVADKIANLRIFEDEEGKMNHSVLETGGQILSVSQFTLYGDCRKGRRPNFMAAARPEHAEPLYELFNKKLREKGLQVETGRFGAMMDVRLLNDGPVTLIVES, encoded by the coding sequence ATGAGAGTAGTCGTGCAGCGCACCCGGGAAGCGAGTGTAACAGTAGCAGGAGAAGTAGTGGGACAGATCGAGCACGGCTTGATGCTGCTCGTGGGAATTACACACGAGGATGGCGAAAAGGAAGTGGAATTCGTCGCCGATAAAATAGCCAACCTGCGCATCTTTGAAGACGAGGAAGGGAAAATGAATCACTCCGTATTGGAGACAGGCGGTCAGATCCTTTCTGTCTCTCAATTCACGCTGTACGGCGATTGTCGCAAAGGGAGAAGACCCAATTTCATGGCGGCGGCGAGACCAGAGCACGCAGAGCCTTTGTATGAGCTCTTCAACAAAAAGCTGCGGGAAAAAGGGCTGCAAGTGGAGACGGGACGCTTTGGCGCGATGATGGATGTCCGCCTGCTCAACGACGGGCCTGTTACACTGATTGTAGAATCGTAA
- the aspS gene encoding aspartate--tRNA ligase, protein MAWQYRTVHCGEVTKEHVGQEIVLNGWVQKRRDLGGVIFIDFRDRTGIVQIVFNPEHHKGAWELADKVRSEYVLVVKGTVVNRAPEAINPKLQTGEVEVHISDIQILNEAKTPPFQIEDEIDVDEQVRLKYRYLDLRRPEMQRSLILRSKAAKAFRDYLDNNGFVEVETPMLTKSTPEGARDYLVPSRVHPGEFYALPQSPQLFKQLLMVSGLERYYQIVRCFRDEDLRADRQPEFTQVDIETSFLSMEEILPMMEKMVAHVFKETLGIDIPTPFPRLTYADAMGRYGSDKPDVRFGMELTDVSDLVASSDFKVFASVVAGGGQVKAINAKGCGHYSRKEADDLQKFANRYGAKGLAYIGFQGGEVKGPIAKFFKEEEIAELKKRLSAEDGDLLLFVADKPKVVADALGALRSKLGAELGLIDHSKFAFLWVVDFPLVEWDEEAKRYVALHHPFTRPKDEDLHLFDTDPGQIRAQAYDMVLNGYELGGGSMRIFKRDVQEKMFKALGFTPEEAREQFGFLLDAFEYGTPPHGGIALGLDRLIMLLAGRTNLREVIAFPKTASATDLMVNAPDVVAPRQLSDLHIATTVEEEEKVEA, encoded by the coding sequence ATGGCATGGCAATATCGCACCGTACATTGCGGAGAAGTAACAAAAGAACACGTCGGACAGGAAATCGTCCTGAATGGATGGGTACAAAAGCGTCGTGACCTCGGCGGAGTTATTTTCATCGACTTCCGTGACCGTACCGGCATCGTGCAAATCGTGTTCAATCCAGAGCACCACAAGGGTGCTTGGGAGCTCGCCGATAAAGTTCGCAGCGAATACGTACTGGTCGTAAAAGGAACGGTTGTAAACCGCGCGCCGGAAGCGATCAACCCGAAATTGCAGACAGGAGAAGTGGAAGTGCACATCTCCGACATTCAAATTCTCAACGAAGCGAAAACGCCTCCGTTCCAAATCGAGGATGAAATCGATGTAGATGAGCAAGTGCGCCTGAAATACCGCTACCTGGACCTGCGCCGTCCGGAAATGCAGCGCTCCCTGATTCTGCGCAGCAAAGCAGCGAAGGCATTCCGCGACTACCTCGACAACAACGGCTTTGTGGAAGTAGAAACCCCCATGCTGACAAAGAGCACGCCAGAGGGCGCCCGCGATTACTTGGTGCCATCCCGTGTGCATCCAGGCGAGTTCTATGCATTGCCGCAATCACCACAGCTGTTCAAGCAGCTGCTGATGGTGTCCGGTCTGGAACGCTACTATCAGATCGTTCGTTGCTTCCGTGACGAAGACCTGCGCGCTGACCGTCAGCCGGAATTCACCCAGGTGGACATTGAGACATCTTTCCTCTCTATGGAAGAAATCCTGCCCATGATGGAAAAGATGGTCGCACACGTTTTCAAAGAAACGCTCGGTATTGACATCCCGACTCCGTTCCCGCGCCTCACATACGCAGATGCAATGGGACGCTACGGCTCCGACAAGCCAGACGTTCGCTTCGGCATGGAGCTGACCGATGTATCCGACCTGGTAGCGAGCAGTGATTTCAAAGTATTCGCCAGCGTAGTAGCGGGTGGCGGTCAAGTAAAAGCGATCAACGCGAAAGGCTGCGGTCACTATTCCCGCAAAGAGGCTGACGACCTGCAAAAATTCGCAAACCGCTATGGTGCGAAAGGCCTGGCGTACATCGGCTTCCAAGGCGGAGAGGTGAAAGGTCCAATCGCGAAGTTCTTTAAAGAAGAGGAAATCGCTGAACTGAAAAAACGCCTGTCCGCTGAAGATGGCGACTTGCTTCTGTTCGTGGCAGACAAACCAAAAGTGGTTGCGGATGCTCTGGGTGCCCTTCGCTCCAAGCTGGGTGCGGAGCTCGGCCTGATCGACCACAGCAAATTCGCGTTCCTGTGGGTCGTAGACTTCCCACTGGTTGAATGGGATGAAGAGGCGAAGCGCTACGTGGCTCTGCACCATCCGTTCACTCGTCCAAAAGACGAAGACCTGCACCTGTTCGACACGGATCCAGGTCAAATCCGTGCACAAGCGTACGACATGGTGCTCAACGGCTACGAGCTCGGCGGCGGTTCCATGCGGATCTTCAAGCGTGACGTGCAAGAAAAAATGTTCAAAGCGCTCGGCTTTACACCAGAAGAAGCCCGCGAGCAATTCGGCTTCCTCCTCGATGCGTTTGAATACGGCACACCACCGCATGGCGGTATCGCACTCGGTCTGGACCGCTTGATCATGCTGCTGGCAGGACGCACCAACCTGCGCGAAGTGATTGCGTTCCCGAAAACAGCGAGTGCAACCGACCTGATGGTAAACGCACCAGATGTGGTAGCTCCAAGACAGCTGTCTGACCTGCACATCGCG
- a CDS encoding SH3 domain-containing protein — MSLLTIACAVSLPLTTAWAAGSVQVSVDKLNVRSGPSLQDTIITTLPMKTALPVVATKNDWIQVKLPDGKTGWVANWLVTAQQTAAPAPQIESTTDGLNVRSGPGQTYAVVQTINPGTRYPIVQKNGQWIQIQLSGQTKGWVASWLVKETTSGGQANPAAPPPTPTTPPVTQADGGTPAKPGAVQGASLTLEFAPYVYATPDASTPAIGQLHAGENVTVIKQQNGWIQFQYDGVNAWFSTDEGSMPSLPTTGAGEAADTSGTPAQPPVVTPGPTGQPSAAKQTARVNTDGLNLRSGANTSSGILGTLAIGTTLTIMEKQGEWYRVQAPDGKTGWVAGWLVTVSQPTYPTPSGPYVTIINPDTNIRSGPGTEHDVISLAQTGEKFAITNKAGDWFQVTLGNGTSGYIAGWLVSASGTPAVIRSNELAGKVIVVDAGHGGNDNGATGLSFSTLEKTVNLQVALLLRNKLEAAGAKVIMTRPDDRKLTLQQRVDVAIVNKADIFVSVHHNTHPNTATNGSIVFYYNQGNSSKLASLVQNELVKATNYKDLQSRFGDYFVLRENPVTSILAEIGFLSNYNEEVRVRSEKQQDLAAEGLYKGIIQFFSSQNTQGS, encoded by the coding sequence ATGTCGCTCCTGACTATCGCATGCGCCGTTTCTCTCCCACTCACAACAGCTTGGGCCGCCGGTTCTGTTCAGGTTTCTGTGGACAAGCTCAACGTCCGTTCAGGTCCAAGCCTTCAGGATACCATCATCACTACACTCCCTATGAAAACGGCATTGCCAGTCGTCGCCACGAAAAATGACTGGATACAAGTAAAACTGCCGGATGGCAAAACAGGTTGGGTGGCCAACTGGCTAGTCACAGCCCAGCAGACGGCTGCACCTGCACCCCAGATCGAGAGCACAACCGATGGACTCAATGTGCGCTCAGGTCCCGGCCAGACATATGCCGTCGTACAGACGATCAATCCGGGAACGCGCTACCCTATCGTGCAAAAAAATGGGCAATGGATACAGATTCAGCTCTCTGGTCAGACAAAAGGCTGGGTGGCTTCCTGGTTGGTCAAGGAGACCACGAGCGGTGGACAGGCAAATCCTGCAGCACCTCCCCCTACTCCAACCACTCCGCCCGTCACACAAGCAGACGGAGGCACACCTGCAAAGCCGGGTGCCGTGCAAGGGGCCAGCCTCACTCTGGAATTTGCCCCCTACGTGTATGCCACGCCCGATGCCAGTACGCCAGCAATCGGACAGCTGCACGCGGGAGAAAATGTCACGGTCATCAAGCAGCAGAACGGCTGGATTCAATTTCAATACGATGGGGTAAACGCCTGGTTTTCCACAGATGAAGGCTCGATGCCTTCCCTTCCGACTACCGGTGCTGGAGAGGCCGCGGACACCTCAGGTACTCCTGCACAGCCACCCGTCGTCACTCCTGGGCCAACCGGACAGCCATCTGCTGCCAAACAAACAGCCAGAGTGAATACGGACGGACTCAATTTGCGCAGCGGGGCCAACACTTCCAGTGGAATTCTCGGGACCTTGGCAATTGGCACCACGCTGACCATCATGGAAAAACAAGGCGAATGGTACCGCGTACAGGCTCCAGATGGCAAAACGGGATGGGTCGCAGGTTGGCTCGTCACGGTCTCCCAACCGACTTATCCTACACCGAGCGGACCTTACGTCACCATCATCAATCCTGATACGAATATTCGCTCCGGCCCAGGTACTGAGCATGATGTCATCTCGCTCGCGCAGACCGGAGAAAAGTTTGCGATCACAAACAAAGCAGGAGATTGGTTCCAAGTGACCCTGGGCAACGGTACTAGCGGATACATCGCAGGATGGCTCGTTTCCGCCAGTGGCACGCCTGCCGTGATCCGTTCCAATGAATTGGCCGGAAAGGTCATCGTCGTGGACGCAGGCCATGGCGGCAACGACAATGGCGCAACAGGCTTGAGCTTTTCCACTTTGGAAAAGACGGTCAACCTGCAAGTGGCTCTTTTGCTGCGCAACAAGCTCGAAGCGGCTGGGGCAAAAGTCATCATGACCAGGCCGGACGATCGCAAGCTGACTTTGCAGCAACGTGTGGATGTCGCCATCGTAAACAAAGCCGATATATTCGTCAGTGTCCATCACAACACGCATCCCAATACCGCCACAAACGGCTCGATCGTTTTCTACTACAACCAAGGCAACTCCAGCAAGCTGGCCTCCCTGGTTCAAAATGAGCTGGTCAAAGCCACAAACTACAAAGACCTGCAATCCCGCTTTGGAGATTACTTCGTCTTGCGTGAAAATCCCGTGACTTCCATTTTGGCAGAGATCGGCTTCCTCTCCAACTACAACGAGGAGGTTCGCGTCCGCTCCGAAAAACAGCAGGATTTGGCCGCGGAAGGCCTATACAAAGGGATCATCCAGTTCTTCTCCTCGCAAAACACGCAAGGCAGCTAA
- a CDS encoding short-chain dehydrogenase produces MGREALVVGGSGMLADATIWLAREGYHVSVVGRDRGRLERVANDSSTPDRFTLLDLDYQDSTALLQAMARLQSDRGEMDLVVAWIHQTAPEALSIIQRAFSGQEKAWRLYHVCGSRAWIDPPTVQEVPSCLYRRIILGFVPGEPASRWLTNDEIAGGVVQAIKADRPQSIVGSVEPWEKRPGY; encoded by the coding sequence ATGGGGCGTGAAGCGCTGGTAGTAGGCGGCAGTGGAATGCTTGCTGATGCGACCATCTGGCTGGCCCGTGAAGGCTACCATGTGAGCGTGGTTGGGCGGGATCGAGGCAGGCTGGAACGAGTCGCAAATGATTCGTCCACACCTGATCGGTTTACCCTTCTGGACTTGGACTACCAAGACTCCACAGCGCTTTTGCAGGCGATGGCGAGGCTTCAATCCGATCGAGGTGAGATGGATCTGGTTGTGGCGTGGATCCACCAGACGGCTCCGGAGGCGTTGTCGATCATCCAGCGGGCATTTTCCGGGCAGGAAAAGGCGTGGCGCTTGTATCATGTTTGCGGGAGTCGAGCATGGATCGATCCTCCCACAGTGCAGGAGGTCCCTTCATGCCTGTATCGCCGCATCATCCTCGGTTTTGTGCCGGGAGAGCCTGCATCCCGTTGGCTGACAAATGATGAGATCGCAGGAGGAGTCGTACAGGCGATCAAAGCTGATCGTCCGCAGTCTATCGTGGGGAGCGTGGAGCCGTGGGAGAAACGGCCCGGCTACTGA